From Pseudoalteromonas sp. Scap06:
AGATATTATTCCCGAATGAATCAATTGCAGGATGCATATGAAATTAAAAGAGGTTACCACTACACCAAAAGTTATGGAAAAGTTAAACCGGTGGAAGCGTGACATACAAAGTTTAACAACGGAGAGTTATCGACCGTATTTAACGGTAAAAGCTGTAAATCAATATGGCCGTAGGCATTGGATCTTTTGCAATGTACAGAAGCGTCATGCTCATTTGTTGAGTGATGGTGAATTACGGATGTACAAAAAATTGATTTGGGCCAGAGGTACTAAGCGTGTATTTGAGCAGTATGCACTCGATTTAAATGAAACTTTAAATATTGCAGTCGCGGGTAATTTAATTCACCCACGCAATTGGGAGACCTCGGAGGCATATGTGATGACAACAGATTTTTTGGTTCAACATCAAGACCTAGAAAACCCGAGTCGCATAATAACGACGGCATATAGCTTTAAATATGCCTCTCAAATTTACGTGGTGGATGAAGAAGGGGTTGAGCTGGAGGGCTCGATAAAAGGCGAAGAAAGAAAGGTGCTACAGCGCAAGAATGCTCGAACTTGGCAGAAATTTGCTATTGAACGAGAGTATTGGCGACGCCGTGGCACCAAGTATCGAATTGTCACTGAATTAGATGCTACCAAGGAAGAGTTCAATAACATCAGGTTCTGTGAGCCTGGTGGATTTATGAGCTTTGAGGATGAGTTGGTTAGAATATTCGTGTTTACTTTTTGCCACGTATGGCAAAGGTACTTCATGAAACCACTTGAGTTTTTACTGTTACATACAAGGCAACAGTTAAATTGCTCTGATGAGCAAGTTATTCGGCTTTTTCAATTTAGTGTACTCAAGCATTTTCTTCCGCTTAGGCATAGCAATACGTTACAGTTCCATCGTCCTGTGGAGCTTACCTTATGATGCTAAAAATGGGTACGCGCCTGACTAACGAGAAAAAGAATATTGATCTTCTTGTTTGTCACGTTAGTTTTGGTCGACAGTATACTGCTTTGTATGATCTAAATGGTTTTGACCCAAAAAAGAACCTTTCTAAACCTGAAGCATGGCGTATGGATGATGTATTGGCACATATAACTAGCCACTCATTAAAAGTAGAGCGTTTTGACTACCCGGTTGTTATGACTAGAAGTGATGACTGGATTGCTACTGAAATGGGGAAAGGTGCCTGGCTTGATAAACGTGACTATAAATTTAGGAAAATCGAAAGTCTTGTTAGTCCCGATAAAATTGAGCAGTACTTGTATGGTAAGGGGCTAGCGGCTGAGATAAAGCCACTTCTCGGAAAGGATAAGTGGAAAGGGAAAGCATCATTTCATTCTGCGATCAATCGATACATCATTTTTGGCTGTACCAAAAATTCATTGTTGCCATTTGGCTTGATGCAATGTGGCTCAAACTACCGTTATGTTAAAGACTTGAGTGACTCCCAGATTAAGCGTGGTCCAAACGGTAAGAACGGTAAAGTGAAAGTTCGTTCAAACGCACGGTGTGTAAATGATGTTGATAAATTAAACATTAAAAAAACTGCTGCTTTTATCAAATCTAATCACGTTAACTTTTCTATTGCGTTTGCTTATCGGCTATATCACAGGACATTTGAACGCTATGTAATCGAAAGAGAGACGACATTAGGTACCCAACATATCTTTCACCCATTTCCTGAGGAAGATCGAATCAGTGATGGCATGTTTCGCTATCACTTTAAAAAAATTATTGATAAAGCATCACTTCTTCGTTTGAAACATGGAGATGTTAACTTCGCTAAAGACTTTGAGGATAGACAAGGCAAGTCTTTTGATGGGGTACTTGGCGCCACACAGCGCTATGAAGTCGATGCAACCATTCTTGATTGTTACGTGCGTTATCCTTTTGATACAAGTAAGCGCTATTCAATGGGGCGTCCTGTTTTATATCTCGTAGTCGATGTTTATTCAACAATGATTGTTGGGATGTATTTGGGGTTTGATGGCCCCAATTGGCAAGGAGTATCTCAGGCTTTGGCAAATGCATGTTTAGATAAAGTTGAATTTGCTAAACGTTTTGGCGTTCTTCTTGATAAAAATGATTGGCCCGCTAAACATGTGCCAATTGAATTAGCAATAGACAATGGACCTGAATATAGGAAAACCTTCATTGATGCTCTTTTAAACGCGAGAATTGGTATTGAAGATGTTGCGTTTATGGCTATTTATCGCGGTGATGCTAAAGGAGTGGTTGAGCGCAAATTTGGTACTGTTAATGATCAAGTTATTAAGTTTATTCCTGGTGCATTAGCAGAGTTACCAAAACGTGAAGATAGCCATGCATCTAATAATGCGTTGTACGATTATGACTCATTAATGCAAGTGTTAATCGCAGAAATTTGCTACCACAACAATTCAGCAGATCGTCTCAAGCGACTTAACTTCAAAGGCCTTGTAAATGGTGCGGACTTTACGCCGAAAGCGATTTTTTTAAATAGCTTAGAAGACATGGAAAAGGTCGGGCGATTAAACTCTGGAGTAAGTGAAGCTAAAATTCGGTGGGCATTTTTGCCTGAAGAGCGTGCGACGGTAACTTCTAGCAGTATACGTTTTGAAGGGGTCGAATACCATCACCCCTATTTCAAATCTAGTGGTGGCTATGCTAGAGCTAGGCATCATGGCACATTCAACATATTAGTCAAAAGGATGTACGACAATATCAATGAGCTGTTACATGAAACCGACGATGGTCAGATCGTTAAGTTACGCCTTAAAAATATCAATAACGAAAATCCTTTAGCAAGTCAGCATTGGGAGCAGGTAATGCACTTGATGGAGCAAGAAAAAGATATGCTTCACGAGCATAAGCAAAATGCTCTGATCACACGTTCATATTGGGATTCTGTTACTGATCTTACTACTGCGCAACAGGAGGCTGAGCGCTCGCTCGCACCTAAAAATAAACATAAATCTATCCAACCAGGCATTAAAGCTCGTCAACAAATTCAGAAGCTTGTGCTAAGAACTCAAGCGAATCAACAGTTGGATAATACATTTGGTACTGGAACCGACTTAGAGTCAATGAAGCCCGCCGTCATGGATGACTTAGACGACGAATTGTATGGAGATTAAGGGAGTAATCTTTTGA
This genomic window contains:
- a CDS encoding DDE-type integrase/transposase/recombinase; protein product: MMLKMGTRLTNEKKNIDLLVCHVSFGRQYTALYDLNGFDPKKNLSKPEAWRMDDVLAHITSHSLKVERFDYPVVMTRSDDWIATEMGKGAWLDKRDYKFRKIESLVSPDKIEQYLYGKGLAAEIKPLLGKDKWKGKASFHSAINRYIIFGCTKNSLLPFGLMQCGSNYRYVKDLSDSQIKRGPNGKNGKVKVRSNARCVNDVDKLNIKKTAAFIKSNHVNFSIAFAYRLYHRTFERYVIERETTLGTQHIFHPFPEEDRISDGMFRYHFKKIIDKASLLRLKHGDVNFAKDFEDRQGKSFDGVLGATQRYEVDATILDCYVRYPFDTSKRYSMGRPVLYLVVDVYSTMIVGMYLGFDGPNWQGVSQALANACLDKVEFAKRFGVLLDKNDWPAKHVPIELAIDNGPEYRKTFIDALLNARIGIEDVAFMAIYRGDAKGVVERKFGTVNDQVIKFIPGALAELPKREDSHASNNALYDYDSLMQVLIAEICYHNNSADRLKRLNFKGLVNGADFTPKAIFLNSLEDMEKVGRLNSGVSEAKIRWAFLPEERATVTSSSIRFEGVEYHHPYFKSSGGYARARHHGTFNILVKRMYDNINELLHETDDGQIVKLRLKNINNENPLASQHWEQVMHLMEQEKDMLHEHKQNALITRSYWDSVTDLTTAQQEAERSLAPKNKHKSIQPGIKARQQIQKLVLRTQANQQLDNTFGTGTDLESMKPAVMDDLDDELYGD
- a CDS encoding TnsA endonuclease N-terminal domain-containing protein — its product is MKLKEVTTTPKVMEKLNRWKRDIQSLTTESYRPYLTVKAVNQYGRRHWIFCNVQKRHAHLLSDGELRMYKKLIWARGTKRVFEQYALDLNETLNIAVAGNLIHPRNWETSEAYVMTTDFLVQHQDLENPSRIITTAYSFKYASQIYVVDEEGVELEGSIKGEERKVLQRKNARTWQKFAIEREYWRRRGTKYRIVTELDATKEEFNNIRFCEPGGFMSFEDELVRIFVFTFCHVWQRYFMKPLEFLLLHTRQQLNCSDEQVIRLFQFSVLKHFLPLRHSNTLQFHRPVELTL